One Ranitomeya variabilis isolate aRanVar5 chromosome 5, aRanVar5.hap1, whole genome shotgun sequence DNA window includes the following coding sequences:
- the PRKCSH gene encoding glucosidase 2 subunit beta gives MQPVVVFLVLLAGLGCRAVEVKRPRGVSLSNRSFYDETKPFTCLDGSKTIPFDHVNDDYCDCADGTDEPGTAACANGKFHCTNAGFKPQYIPASRVNDGICDCCDTTDEYNSGARCQNTCREMGKQEREELEKKAEMAREGMLLKQRFIEEARKGREEKQVQLQELVEKRQSVQAQVDALRAEKEVAEKPEKEATDAHKKEWEERRDAEKAAMEKKRCLEVFAELDQDSDGMVSTPELLSHMELDSDGDGSLSDKEALDLLRGSYSVDAATFLDSVWPQVKEKFKSESDAPPLPPVEEGTESHPEIPTEEDEDDDVAEGDEEDDDDDSDEEHRAPPSKSPTEEVEMPPYDEATQALIDTAQVARNQYDEAEKSLREIEDTIRNLEKEISLNFGSHGEFSYLYGQCYELSTSEYIYRLCPFSRVTQKPKVGGSETNLGSWGFWSGPENDRFSTMKYEQGTACWQGPNRSTQVKLYCGKETVVTSTSEPSRCEYLMEFFTPAACHQPVDIPQEEHDEL, from the exons ATGCAGCCCGTTGTTGTTTTCCTGGTGCTCCTGGCGGGGCTCGGTTGCCGGGCGGTGGAGGTGAAGAGACCCCGCGGCGTCTCCCTGTCCA ATCGCAGCTTCTACGATGAGACCAAACCCTTCACCTGCCTGGACGGATCCAAGACCATCCCCTTCGACCACGTGAACGACGACTACTGCGACTGCGCCGATGGAACCGACGAGCCCG GCACCGCTGCGTGCGCCAATGGCAAATTCCACTGTACCAACGCTGGGTTCAAGCCTCAGTACATCCCGGCATCACGGGTCAACGACGGCATCTGCG ATTGCTGCGACACCACCGATGAGTATAACAGCGGAGCGCGCTGCCAGAACACGTGCCG AGAGATGGGCAAACAGGAGCGAGAGGAGCTGGAGAAGAAGGCCGAGATGGCCCGGGAGGGCATGCTGCTGAAGCAGAGGTTTATCGAGGAGGCCCGAAAAGGCCGAGAAGAGAAGCAG GTGCAGCTGCAGGAGCTGGTGGAGAAGCGGCAGAGCGTGCAGGCTCAGGTGGACGCCCTGCGCGCCGAGAAGGAGGTGGCCGAGAAGCCGGAGAAGGAAGCCACAGATGCTCACAAGAAGGAGTGGGAAG AGCGGAGGGACGCTGAGAAGGCCGCGATGGAGAAGAAACGCTGCCTGGAAGTGTTTGCCGAGCTGGACCAGGACTCGGACGGCAT GGTTTCCACCCCGGAGCTGCTCTCTCACATGGAGCTGGATTCAGACGGGGACGGATCGTTGTCCGATAAAGAAGCCCTG GATCTTCTCAGAGGGTCGTACTCGGTGGATGCCGCCACCTTCCTGGACTCCGTGTGGCCACAGGTTAAAGAGAAGTTCAAGTCAGAG AGCGACGCCCCACCATTGCCCCCAGTGGAAGAGGGGACCGAAAGCCACCCGGAAATCCCCactgaggaagatgaggatgatgaCGTAGCTGAGggagatgaggaggatgatgatgacgactctgatgaagagcacagg GCTCCACCAAGCAAGTCACCCACCGAGGAAGTGGAGATGCCCCCATATGACGAGGCCACCCAGGCTCTGATAGACA CTGCTCAAGTGGCTCGTAATCAGTATGATGAAGCGGAGAAGTCGCTGCGAGAAATTGAGGATACAATTAG GAATCTGGAGAAGGAGATTTCCTTGAATTTTGGGTCACACGGGGAGTTTTCTTATCTTTATGGACAATGCTACGAGCTATCGACCAGCGA ATATATTTATCGCTTGTGTCCATTTAGTCGTGTGACACAGAAGCCGAAGGTTGGAGGCTCGGAGACTAATTTGGG ATCATGGGGATTCTGGTCAGGACCTGAAAATGATCGATTCAGTACAATGAAATATGAACAAGGCACAGCCTGTTGGCAGGGACCAAACCGATCGACACAG GTGAAGCTGTACTGCGGGAAGGAGACCGTGGTCACGTCGACCTCTGAGCCCAGTCGCTGCGAATACCTCATGGAGTTCTTCACTCCGGCCGCCTGCCATCAGCCGGTGGACATCCCCCAGGAGGAGCATGACGAGCTGTGA